In the Methanofollis sp. UBA420 genome, one interval contains:
- a CDS encoding metal ABC transporter permease translates to MIEVFAYDFFRNALAAGLLASVACGIIGTYVVVKRMVALAGGISHTAFGGIGLGYFLGIDPIIGATGFTVASALGMGELSFSRKHNLDTLIGAFWAAGMALGILFVFLTPGFAPDLFGYLFGNILLVPREAILSMAALDLLIVGAVLLLYNEFFAVTFDEEYARVMNLPVRAITLALLVLVALTVVMLIQVVGIILVIALLTLPAAIAREFSRSLPRMMVLSVLLGAAFTTGGIVLSYLLDVPSGATVILISTAAYGAAMGLRGLVSRG, encoded by the coding sequence ATGATCGAGGTCTTTGCCTATGACTTCTTCAGGAACGCCCTTGCCGCCGGCCTCCTTGCGAGCGTCGCCTGCGGCATCATCGGCACCTATGTCGTCGTCAAGCGGATGGTCGCCCTTGCAGGCGGCATCTCCCACACGGCCTTCGGCGGGATCGGCCTGGGTTATTTCCTGGGCATCGATCCCATTATTGGTGCGACGGGCTTCACCGTCGCCTCGGCCCTCGGGATGGGGGAACTGTCCTTTTCCCGGAAGCATAACCTTGATACCCTGATAGGAGCGTTCTGGGCGGCAGGCATGGCCCTCGGCATCCTTTTCGTCTTCCTGACGCCGGGGTTCGCCCCCGACCTCTTCGGCTATCTCTTCGGGAACATCCTTCTCGTGCCGCGGGAGGCGATCCTCTCGATGGCCGCCCTCGACCTTCTCATCGTCGGCGCCGTCCTCCTCCTGTACAACGAGTTCTTCGCGGTCACCTTCGACGAGGAGTACGCACGGGTGATGAACCTCCCTGTGCGGGCGATCACCCTCGCCCTTCTCGTGCTCGTCGCCCTCACCGTCGTGATGCTCATCCAGGTCGTCGGGATCATCCTGGTCATCGCCCTGCTCACCCTCCCGGCGGCGATCGCCCGCGAATTTTCCCGGAGTCTGCCGCGGATGATGGTTCTCTCCGTCCTCCTCGGTGCGGCGTTCACGACGGGCGGGATCGTTCTCTCCTATCTCCTGGACGTCCCCTCGGGTGCGACGGTCATCCTGATCAGCACCGCGGCCTATGGTGCGGCGATGGGGCTTCGCGGCCTCGTGTCCCGGGGGTAG
- a CDS encoding DUF3267 domain-containing protein, protein MDLQGIFPENPIDLKKYTRFRTLNFSGGTSLLLTAGSFILFFVFFALTLLAYIQVTGADSFSFTMSSPSDLLPLIVFILLILLTGILHEGVHGVAYRLLRRHPVFGWGRRSVLLYCSCSAGGLYTRKESIFILMAPFVLIPAVGTVLMALAPAWACAALVLLPLNAAGSVADLRAAAAILRSPPGSVVLEEGEEMAVLVPLQ, encoded by the coding sequence ATGGACCTGCAGGGCATTTTCCCGGAGAACCCTATCGACCTGAAAAAATACACCCGATTCCGCACCCTCAACTTTTCCGGGGGGACATCTCTCCTTCTCACGGCCGGGTCATTCATCCTCTTCTTCGTCTTTTTCGCCCTGACCCTCCTCGCCTACATCCAGGTCACCGGTGCCGACTCCTTCAGTTTCACGATGAGTAGCCCCTCCGATCTCCTGCCTCTCATCGTCTTTATCCTCCTCATACTCCTCACAGGCATCCTTCACGAGGGGGTCCACGGCGTCGCGTATCGCCTCCTGCGCAGACACCCGGTCTTCGGGTGGGGCAGGAGATCGGTGCTCCTCTATTGCTCCTGCTCGGCCGGCGGACTGTACACACGAAAAGAGAGCATATTCATCCTGATGGCGCCGTTCGTCCTGATACCGGCAGTCGGCACCGTGCTCATGGCCCTTGCCCCCGCGTGGGCATGTGCCGCTCTCGTCCTCCTCCCCCTCAATGCCGCCGGTTCGGTCGCCGACCTCCGGGCAGCGGCGGCCATCCTCCGCTCACCGCCCGGCAGCGTCGTCCTCGAAGAAGGAGAAGAGATGGCAGTCCTGGTACCCCTGCAGTGA
- a CDS encoding S26 family signal peptidase, producing MTLQMSDRASPEPKPGLIEQIRTSSNPFVSFGRDVAWAVAVVGVIALVLFLVSGTWPAVVAIESESMVPNMNIGDLVFVAAPDRFGSLQTWEDGQASGYEKYNRPGDVIIYRPNGEGSVHPIIHRAMMWVEGNETVQIPLNGRTVSYTAPHEGYITRGDNNDKPDQIGILIPSIGQFGPVKKEWVIGKALFAIPFLGYLPLHLIETAIVLVVLMILYDLVMGAREKETSGKKRR from the coding sequence ATGACCTTACAGATGTCGGATAGAGCGTCTCCAGAACCGAAACCCGGTCTGATCGAGCAGATCAGGACGAGTTCGAACCCGTTTGTCTCTTTCGGCAGGGACGTTGCCTGGGCGGTGGCGGTCGTCGGCGTGATCGCCCTTGTCCTCTTCCTGGTCTCGGGCACATGGCCTGCGGTGGTGGCGATCGAGTCCGAGAGCATGGTGCCGAATATGAACATCGGCGACCTGGTCTTTGTGGCGGCGCCCGACCGTTTCGGTTCTCTCCAGACCTGGGAGGATGGGCAGGCGTCGGGCTATGAAAAGTACAACCGGCCCGGAGACGTGATCATCTACCGGCCGAATGGCGAGGGGTCTGTCCACCCGATCATCCACCGGGCCATGATGTGGGTCGAGGGGAACGAGACGGTCCAGATACCGCTCAACGGTCGGACGGTGAGTTATACGGCGCCGCATGAGGGGTACATCACCCGGGGCGATAACAACGATAAGCCTGATCAGATAGGTATATTGATCCCCAGTATCGGGCAGTTCGGACCGGTGAAGAAGGAGTGGGTCATCGGCAAGGCCCTCTTTGCCATTCCCTTCCTCGGGTACCTCCCCCTCCACCTGATCGAGACGGCGATCGTGCTGGTGGTGCTGATGATCCTGTACGACCTCGTCATGGGGGCGCGGGAGAAGGAAACGTCCGGCAAAAAGAGGCGGTAA
- the cofH gene encoding 5-amino-6-(D-ribitylamino)uracil--L-tyrosine 4-hydroxyphenyl transferase CofH, with amino-acid sequence MTHDTIGTLLSDTLAGHRMTEDEALSLLGVKDRRIWEIAAAADEARQERAGDAVTYVRNQNVHITNICKNLCGFCGFGRRATDPGAYIHGEEEVRRRAALALDRGVTEICFLSGVHPAFDVSSYEEMISWVHEVAPAVDIHTCSPEEVSYAARRSGISTAEVLDRLRAAGLGTLQGTAAEILVDRVRQVICPRKVPTAEWVRIIMEAHRMGIRSTATIMYGSCESEADRVRHLGILREVQDETHGFTELVPLPFIHTNTPLYKAGLARPGTTGREDVLLFAVSRLFLDNFAHIQVSWGKVGTKMTQLGLLAGGNDLGGTMFDDEVSSDAGAEDADYLDPTEMRRIAEDLGRPLRQRTTTYEIL; translated from the coding sequence ATGACGCACGACACGATCGGCACCCTGCTTTCCGACACGCTCGCCGGCCACAGGATGACAGAGGATGAGGCCCTCTCCCTCCTCGGGGTGAAAGATCGGCGGATATGGGAGATCGCCGCCGCCGCGGACGAGGCCAGGCAGGAGAGGGCCGGCGACGCGGTCACCTATGTGCGGAACCAGAATGTTCATATCACAAATATCTGCAAGAACCTCTGCGGGTTCTGCGGTTTCGGGCGCAGGGCGACTGACCCGGGCGCCTACATCCACGGTGAGGAGGAGGTGCGGCGCCGGGCGGCCCTCGCCCTCGACCGCGGGGTCACCGAGATCTGCTTCCTCTCCGGCGTCCACCCGGCCTTTGACGTCTCTTCGTATGAAGAGATGATCTCGTGGGTCCACGAGGTCGCCCCCGCGGTGGACATCCACACCTGCAGTCCGGAGGAGGTCTCGTATGCAGCACGGCGGAGCGGGATCTCCACGGCTGAAGTGCTCGACCGCCTGCGTGCCGCGGGGCTCGGCACTCTCCAGGGGACGGCCGCCGAGATCCTGGTGGACCGGGTGCGGCAGGTGATCTGCCCGCGGAAGGTGCCGACGGCCGAGTGGGTAAGGATCATCATGGAGGCGCACAGGATGGGGATCAGGTCGACGGCGACGATCATGTACGGCTCCTGTGAGTCAGAGGCCGACCGGGTACGCCATCTCGGCATTCTGCGGGAGGTCCAGGACGAGACGCACGGCTTCACCGAACTTGTCCCCCTCCCTTTCATCCACACAAACACCCCCCTCTATAAGGCCGGGCTCGCCAGGCCGGGCACGACGGGCCGGGAGGACGTCCTCCTCTTCGCGGTCTCCCGCCTCTTCCTGGACAACTTCGCGCATATCCAGGTCTCCTGGGGGAAGGTCGGGACAAAGATGACGCAGCTCGGCCTCCTTGCAGGAGGGAACGATCTCGGCGGGACAATGTTCGACGACGAGGTCTCCTCGGATGCCGGTGCCGAGGACGCGGATTACCTTGATCCCACCGAGATGCGGCGGATCGCGGAGGACCTGGGTCGGCCCCTCCGGCAGCGGACGACGACGTACGAAATCCTGTAA
- a CDS encoding PKD domain-containing protein translates to MTWNFEVVQMGTPGNWPVNYVDSLVLDSAGDPHIVYYDSTDDNTDRLVYGARDGDDWTLETIETLDNISPYSALALDLSDAPHVCYFNETALVHAWDEGGGDWQREVVGTYEGRYLSGAFDPSGDLHLVYYNSTMGQRGLRYAVWDGSVWTDEEVVPDANQLFSSLVVGDDGAVHIAYINGKTGNLMYRLKEGSSWLSETVAEGMGTYYEESPGYTSIALDGNGMPAISCYNLDGGTLRYAWQEDGTWQYEDVATAKYPGYLGDRASLAFDGKGLPAIAFTVENESDEEEATVIYAVKNDETWSFARVCEGGRKGSGGSPDLAMAADGSPRLSCRTGPHDSIEYIWPVPELFAANFTANVTYGHAPLAVHFIDESTGGPDTWFWEFGDGESAIDQHPEYLYTLAGVYDISLTISGASDEKTLVQEGYVTVLPRANFSVNVTSGTAPLAVLFTDESTGEPDSWAWDFGDGNVSADPEWLHVYEEVGNYSVSLTVARGDLQNTTVLAEEIVVLAKPTTEPTTEPTTEPTTEPTTEPTTEPTTEPPSPPSSGGGDGGGDRSYAYDTAGSLKAGENVTFTFDRGAISAITFTAGERIEGIMVTVEPVGDGPLDFDGPVYQYIEATLSYVEEDALLGTTFFFDIPKNWLAAEGLGPGDIVLWHYDDEKWQPLLTELVRESDGRAYYRAHSPGFSHFAIAEGKGMTLLVVESAASAGEVIEETTETPVDEVTTPVSSETTMPETDTTALPPTTAQPSPAGFAALIVSLVLVVLVLRRR, encoded by the coding sequence ATGACATGGAATTTCGAGGTCGTACAGATGGGGACTCCCGGCAACTGGCCGGTCAATTATGTCGACTCGCTGGTGCTGGACTCTGCGGGGGATCCGCACATAGTGTATTACGATTCGACGGATGACAATACGGACCGTCTCGTCTATGGAGCGAGGGATGGGGATGACTGGACTCTGGAGACGATCGAGACACTGGACAATATAAGTCCGTATTCTGCTCTCGCCCTTGATCTTTCAGACGCCCCGCATGTCTGTTATTTCAACGAGACGGCCCTTGTCCATGCCTGGGACGAGGGCGGCGGTGACTGGCAGCGCGAGGTCGTCGGCACCTATGAAGGGAGATATCTCTCCGGTGCCTTCGACCCGTCGGGAGACTTGCATCTGGTCTATTATAACTCCACCATGGGGCAGCGCGGCCTGCGGTATGCCGTCTGGGATGGGAGTGTCTGGACTGACGAGGAGGTCGTCCCCGATGCAAATCAACTCTTCAGTTCTCTTGTGGTCGGTGATGACGGCGCAGTCCATATCGCCTACATCAACGGGAAGACGGGCAACCTGATGTACCGCCTGAAGGAGGGATCTTCGTGGCTCTCTGAGACCGTGGCTGAGGGTATGGGGACGTACTATGAGGAAAGTCCGGGCTACACTTCGATCGCCCTTGACGGCAACGGTATGCCGGCAATATCCTGTTACAACTTGGATGGCGGGACTCTCAGGTATGCGTGGCAGGAGGACGGGACATGGCAGTACGAGGACGTAGCGACGGCAAAATATCCGGGATATCTGGGGGACCGCGCATCTCTTGCATTCGATGGAAAGGGCCTGCCCGCGATCGCCTTCACCGTCGAGAATGAATCTGATGAGGAGGAAGCGACGGTCATTTATGCCGTGAAGAATGACGAAACCTGGAGTTTTGCCCGGGTCTGTGAGGGAGGCCGCAAGGGGTCGGGAGGGTCTCCAGACCTTGCCATGGCCGCGGACGGGTCGCCGCGTCTCAGCTGCCGGACAGGGCCCCATGATTCGATCGAGTATATCTGGCCTGTGCCCGAACTTTTTGCCGCAAATTTCACCGCCAATGTCACCTACGGGCATGCGCCCCTTGCTGTGCACTTTATCGACGAGTCGACAGGCGGGCCTGACACCTGGTTCTGGGAATTCGGCGACGGCGAGAGTGCGATTGATCAGCACCCCGAGTATCTCTATACCCTTGCAGGGGTCTATGACATCTCTCTCACCATCTCGGGGGCCTCAGACGAGAAAACTCTAGTGCAGGAGGGATATGTGACCGTCCTTCCGCGTGCCAATTTCTCGGTGAACGTGACCTCGGGCACGGCACCTCTTGCCGTCCTCTTCACCGACGAGTCGACAGGCGAGCCAGATAGCTGGGCCTGGGACTTCGGCGACGGGAACGTCTCCGCCGATCCTGAGTGGCTCCATGTCTATGAAGAGGTAGGGAACTATTCGGTCTCCCTGACGGTTGCGAGGGGAGATCTGCAGAACACAACCGTCCTCGCGGAGGAGATCGTCGTCCTGGCGAAGCCGACGACCGAACCAACCACCGAACCAACCACCGAACCAACCACCGAACCAACCACCGAACCAACCACCGAACCAACCACCGAACCGCCTTCGCCGCCGTCTTCGGGCGGTGGTGATGGCGGCGGCGACCGATCGTATGCGTATGATACGGCCGGCAGCCTGAAGGCGGGTGAGAATGTCACATTCACCTTTGACAGGGGCGCCATCTCGGCGATCACCTTCACCGCCGGCGAGAGGATTGAGGGGATCATGGTGACCGTCGAGCCGGTGGGCGATGGTCCACTGGATTTCGACGGCCCGGTGTACCAGTATATCGAGGCCACGCTCTCGTACGTCGAGGAAGACGCCCTTCTGGGGACGACGTTCTTCTTCGACATACCGAAGAACTGGCTCGCGGCAGAGGGACTCGGCCCCGGCGATATCGTCCTCTGGCACTATGATGATGAAAAATGGCAGCCTCTCCTCACCGAACTGGTGCGGGAGAGCGACGGCCGGGCGTACTACCGCGCCCACTCCCCCGGGTTCTCGCACTTCGCCATCGCCGAGGGGAAGGGGATGACACTTCTTGTGGTCGAGAGCGCGGCCTCGGCCGGGGAAGTGATCGAAGAGACCACCGAAACGCCGGTGGATGAGGTCACGACACCGGTTTCCAGCGAAACGACGATGCCGGAGACGGACACGACGGCCCTGCCGCCCACGACAGCACAGCCCTCTCCCGCGGGCTTTGCGGCGCTCATTGTCTCTCTTGTCCTGGTGGTCCTGGTGCTCAGGCGCCGATAA
- the budA gene encoding acetolactate decarboxylase, protein MIPEKGRYAVLLALLVISTAFFAMTAVRWSGDRAVADDTLYQISTIGALLDGVYDGAADIDSLLARGDTGIGTLEGLDGELIVVDGEAWQVKGDGTVMRVDGSTGTPFAAVTVFEPDIVFEVTGPLTLTGLEASIEAALPSENLPCAILVQGTFTNVTARSVDRQEEPYPPLAEATKAQHVFTFGRKEGSLVGFWLPGYLAGVNVPGFHLHYLADDRTGGGHLLDATVEHATISLDITPEIRLSLPDEGGFTAANLSGGREAELASAER, encoded by the coding sequence ATGATCCCGGAGAAGGGCCGGTATGCCGTCCTTCTTGCACTGCTCGTTATATCCACAGCATTCTTTGCCATGACAGCCGTCAGGTGGTCGGGAGACCGTGCCGTCGCCGACGATACGCTGTACCAGATCTCGACGATCGGCGCCCTCCTCGACGGGGTCTATGACGGCGCCGCCGATATCGACAGCCTTCTCGCCCGCGGCGATACCGGCATCGGGACCCTCGAAGGACTGGACGGCGAGCTCATCGTCGTCGACGGCGAGGCGTGGCAGGTGAAGGGCGACGGAACGGTCATGCGGGTAGATGGGAGTACAGGGACTCCCTTCGCGGCGGTGACGGTCTTCGAGCCCGATATCGTCTTCGAGGTCACAGGTCCCCTCACCCTTACAGGCCTTGAGGCCTCGATCGAAGCCGCCCTCCCCTCGGAGAACCTCCCCTGCGCCATCCTTGTGCAAGGCACGTTCACGAACGTGACCGCACGGAGTGTCGACAGGCAGGAAGAACCCTACCCGCCCCTCGCAGAGGCGACGAAAGCCCAGCATGTCTTCACCTTCGGCCGGAAGGAAGGGAGCCTCGTCGGTTTCTGGCTCCCCGGCTATCTCGCGGGAGTGAATGTGCCGGGCTTCCACCTCCACTATCTTGCCGACGACAGGACGGGCGGCGGCCACCTCCTCGATGCCACGGTGGAGCACGCCACCATCTCCCTGGACATCACCCCGGAGATCAGGCTCTCTCTCCCTGATGAAGGTGGTTTCACGGCGGCAAACCTCTCCGGCGGCCGGGAGGCCGAACTGGCCTCGGCCGAGCGGTAG